In Fusarium musae strain F31 chromosome 7, whole genome shotgun sequence, a single window of DNA contains:
- a CDS encoding hypothetical protein (EggNog:ENOG41), with protein MDPSTIAPFPTESHVMHVTFQNGPFPATQHGVLKLYDRRYARSMREVNGTTTATPLEADNAYLSFVRQGKMTVFRFALEHIYKTALVRPRASDFLDTQSYGGFEADRVARFEAATWYENNKRFETELKAYKELETLQGNKIPRLLAHMRVPYPIIYDRPQEDGDEQWDEFYCVNGLLLEYIPGPKLREWPKPSFAPYTLKAAIQSTVDSINAINALGVLVEKCTNNVIMKDKDDDDDQMLVESHKPFIVDFAKAVFCDDLYKIEISTRLLTSDLLATEDLHAYLKLAY; from the exons ATGGATCCGTCCAC AATAGCCCCCTTTCC CACCGAATCGCATGTGATGCACGTCACCTTCCAAAACGGTCCATTCCCCGCAACACAACATGGAGTTCTTAAGCTTTACGACCGGCGTTACGCTAGAAGCATGCGTGAAGTCAATGGCACAACCACAGCCACTCCGCTCGAAGCAGATAATGCCTATCTTTCATTCGTGCGTCAAGGGAAAATGACCGTTTTTCGCTTCGCCTTGGAACATATCTACAAAACTGCGCTCGTCAGACCCCGTGCAAGCGACTTTCTTGACACCCAAAGTTATGGCGGTTTCGAGGCTGATCGCGTGGCAAGATTTGAAGCCGCTACCTGGTACGAAAATAATAAGCGCTTTGAGACCGAGTTAAAGGCATACAAAGAGCTCGAAACCTTGCAAGGCAATAAGATCCCGCGCCTCCTCGCACATATGCGAGTTCCGTATCCTATCATTTACGACCGACCTCAAGAAGACGGCGACGAACAATGGGACGAATTCTATTGTGTCAATGGCCTCCTTTTAGAATACATTCCTGGCCCCAAGCTCCGAGAGTGGCCTAAACCCAGCTTTGCCCCATACACTCTAAAGGCAGCGATACAAAGCACCGTCGATTCGATCAATGCTATCAATGCATTGGGCGTTCTTGTCGAAAAATGCACCAATAACGTCATaatgaaggacaaggacgacgatgatgaccaaATGCTAGTCGAAAGTCACAAACCCTTTATCGTCGATTTCGCCAAGGCTGTATTCTGTGACGACTTGTACAAGATTGAGATATCTACGCGGCTTCTAACAAGTGACTTGCTGGCCACAGAAGACCTCCACGCCTATCTGAAACTCGCGTATTAG
- a CDS encoding hypothetical protein (EggNog:ENOG41) codes for MAQPIENWVPTYVNESHIELGIEHCFDGKIPPAGGTLWVEVLHTFPDTTSPVKLVRFNNQGITEIAVLKLYDRTHPGRLRKFAAPSLLAEREYRSWKTYDPQDAMNYVSYDHENVDFPYPLSERFEAGVWFEFYRRHKTESRAYAQLQSIQGTKIPRLYANVRIPLSFIDRGWKATPEEEEFLCVPGILLQYYRCRKLSELRLPGMVHVESGELRVLWAGLAQRTVDAIHEINRFGIVLRSYNNNAIFRIENDNDEPCIIDFAEALFKEDLIEAWIKGLRERRGLLAATEYPPWQREVGYWEMVKVYRNPQSIAEAFFIQFSKCALPDYPTIIEGITVQALGGASQNIQT; via the exons atggctcagcCAAT AGAAAACTGGGTTCCAACATATGTTAACGAGAGTCATATCGAACTGGGTATTGAACATTGTTTTGACGGCAAGATTCCACCCGCAGGCGGTACCCTGTGGGTTGAGGTTCTACATACCTTTCCTGACACCACATCGCCTGTGAAGCTCGTCCGATTCAACAATCAGGGAATCACTGAAATAGCAGTGCTGAAGCTTTACGACCGGACTCACCCTGGGCGTCTTCGCAAGTTCGCAGCCCCTTCGTTGCTAGCAGAGAGGGAATATCGGTCATGG AAGACTTATGACCCTCAAGACGCGATGAATTACGTCTCTTACGATCATGAGAATGTCGATTTCCCGTATCCTCTCTCTGAAAGATTCGAAGCGGGTGTCTGGTTCGAGTTCTACCGGCGCCACAAGACCGAGTCAAGGGCATACGCGCAGCTCCAAAGTATACAGGGCACAAAGATACCACGTCTTTACGCAAATGTACGAATTCCACTATCCTTTATCGACAGAGGATGGAAGGCAACCccggaagaggaagagttcCTATGTGTTCCTGGCATTCTTCTGCAATACTACAGATGCCGAAAACTCAGTGAACTCCGACTACCCGGAATGGTCCACGTAGAATCCGGTGAGCTGCGCGTCCTGTGGGCTGGCCTGGCTCAACGAACCGTCGATGCGATTCATGAGATAAACAGGTTCGGCATTGTTCTCAGAAGCTACAATAACAATGCTATATTCAGGATAGAGAATGACAACGACGAGCCATGTATCATCGATTTCGCTGAGGCTCTGTTCAAAGAGGATTTGATCGAGGCTTGGATCAAGGGACTTCGTGAAAGAAGGGGCTTATTAGCGGCGACAGAATACCCCCCTTGGCAGAGGGAGGTCGGATATTGGGAAATGGTGAAGGTTTACAGGAACCCTCAATCAATTGCTGAAGCCTTCTTTATTCAATTCTCGAAATGTGCGCTTCCTGATTATCCGACGATTATTGAGGGAATCACGGTGCAGGCGCTGGGCGGGGCATCTCAAAACATTCAGACTTGA
- a CDS encoding hypothetical protein (MEROPS:MER0030136): MSQSFLSQLWKQLQPSRHNKRLSTQAAPRTTILLQNGFVIQHDEHDSIQVVENTDILIVDGIIKEIGKSIKPPPHAEVVDCSNKIVSPGFINTHHHLWQTQLKGYGTDNCWLDYFSDDLLQAFNYTPQDIYWGQLAGCLEALDAGTTYVLDHCHGCKSPEHAESAISAFSDSGIRGVFAYGETFLNLQKWDDKSCVPNPMSVSELFIKHVEDLAQRGPFGNGCVDVGVSFDGYHMPQQEVEKLFHRAVKAGVKLITSHSGNFGSSVPKALEKYSLFPGPEDDYTILISHGNYMDDQDFEILKKHHVPLACTPATEAQGSMGWHLLFEPGLITTLGADCHCLTSSSLMQAARTALLFSRLQKTLEHKEKGKMVDKLDQTSHDVFNKATIEAARAVGMGSEIGSIAVGKRADIVIFSRDQSLAFGASAREEPIAAIVTFSEARDIEAVLVNGCFRKRDGKMVPVLKDGKDVGIDRVLTELDQSQRDIRKKRESCNTAISKGLVCSIVNPGQA, from the exons ATGTCTCAATCGTTTCTTTCACAGCTTTGGAAGCAACTGCAGCCATCGAGACATAACAAAAGACTGTCGACTCAAGCTGCACCGCGTACGACAATTCTTTTGCAGAATGGCTTCGTCATACAGCATGATGAGCATGATTCTATTCAAGTCGTTGAGAATACCGATATCTTGATAGTAGACGGTATTATCAAGGAAATCGGCAAATCCATCAAACCTCCACCTCATGCAGAAGTTGTCGACTGCTCCAATAAGATAGTTAGCCCGGGGTTCATCAATACACATCACCACCTCTGGCAGACACAGCTCAAGGGTTATGGTACAGATAACTGCTGGTTGGACTACTTTTCAGATG ATCTTTTGCAGGCTTTCAATTATACCCCTCAAGATATATACTGGGGCCAATTGGCAGGTTGTCTTGAAGCCCTCGACGCCGGAACAACATACGTCCTCGACCACTGCCACGGCTGCAAATCTCCCGAACACG CCGAGTCAGCTATATCTGCATTTTCAGACTCTGGTATCAGAGGAGTATTCGCTTACGGAGAAACGTTCCTAAATCTCCAGAAATGGGACGACAAATCATGTGTCCCGAATCCCATGTCTGTATCCGAACTATTCATCAAGCATGTCGAAGATTTAGCCCAAAGAGGTCCTTTTGGGAACGGCTGTGTCGACGTTGGTGTTTCATTTGATGGATACCATATGCCACAACAAGAAGTGGAAAAGTTATTCCATCGAGCGGTCAAAGCTGGTGTCAAGCTCATTACATCACACAGCGGCAACTTCG GATCCTCTGTACCAAAAGCTCTTGAGAAGTACTCTCTGTTCCCTGGCCCAGAAGACGACTACACTATTCTCATCTCTCACGGTAACTACATGGACGACCAAGACttcgagatcctcaagaaaCACCACGTTCCACTAGCATGCACACCAGCcacagaagctcaaggctcaaTGGGCTGGCACCTCCTATTCGAACCAGGCCTCATCACCACCCTAGGCGCAGACTGCCACTGCCTGACTTCTTCGTCACTCATGCAAGCAGCCAGAACCGCCCTTCTCTTCTCCCGGTTACAAAAGACACTTGAGcataaagaaaaaggcaaAATGGTCGATAAACTCGATCAAACGAGTCATGACGTCTTTAACAAAGCGACCATTGAAGCTGCGAGGGCTGTTGGCATGGGAAGTGAAATAGGGTCTATTGCCGTTGGTAAGAGGGCGGATATTGTGATATTCTCCCGGGATCAATCGTTAGCATTCGGTGCGTCGGCGAGAGAGGAACCAATCGCTGCGATCGTCACGTTCAGTGAGGCCCGCGATATCGAGGCTGTTTTGGTAAACGGTTGTTTCAGGAAACGTGATGGCAAGATGGTTCCCGTTTTGAAGGATGGAAAAGACGTTGGAATTGATCGTGTCTTGACAGAGCTTGATCAGAGTCAGAGGGATATCAGGAAGAAGCGAGAGTCATGCAACACGGCCATATCGAAGGGTTTAGTTTGTAGCATTGTTAATCCTGGTCAGGCATAG
- a CDS encoding hypothetical protein (EggNog:ENOG41~CAZy:GT17) yields the protein MVPKALSRGILVIGICSLLWWALRTLHGSYAVFAESLQSIDLLSPTLDHDWKTSELYASKATHDLCSAHGYSAFVPKSPSRERKIYDMLMINDELDFLEIRLDALYDYVDYFIIAESAKTFQANSKPLILKDNWDRFRRYHDKVMYHELTFPFSFDPHRPWDYEDLQRDAPFDQVMLHLDGPRAPNKGDVLVVADVDEIPRPQTLLILRYCNFPRRLTLSSKFYYYSFQFLHAGPEWQHTQATYYQGHQTLKPTNLRNGDGGFRPLRFLERGVSISQQDDELFSSVDES from the exons ATGGTACCAAAGGCTTTGTCTAGAGGCATTCTGGTCATTGGCATTTGTTCCTTGCTTTGGTGGGCTCTCCGAACCCTTCACGGCTCTTATGCTGTATTTGCCGAGTCGCTACAGTCGATAGACCTTCTGAGCCCGACTCTTGATCATGACTGGAAGACTTCAGAGCTCTATGCCTCTAAGGCTACGCACGATCTCTGTTCTGCCCATGGCTACTCAGCTTTTGTTCCCAAAAGTCCCTCACGCGAACGAAAGATCTACGATATGCTCATGATAAACGACGAGCTGGATTTTCTCGAGATACGCCTCGATGCATTATACGACTACGTCGActacttcatcatcgccgagTCAGCCAAAACATTTCAAGCCAATTCGAAACCCCTTATCCTCAAAGACAACTGGGACAGATTCCGTCGCTATCATGACAAGGTAATGTATCACGAACTAACCTTCCCATTCTCCTTCGATCCGCATCGTCCCTGGGACTACGAAGACCTTCAGCGAGATGCCCCCTTTGACCAAGTCATGCTCCATCTCGACGGGCCAAGAGCACCCAACAAAGGAGATGTTCTAGTCGTAGCCGACGTCGATGAAATACCCCGTCCACAaaccctcctcatcctccgatACTGCAACTTCCCCCGCCGGCTAACACTCTCCTCCAAATTCTACTACTACTCATTCCAATTCCTGCACGCCGGTCCGGAGTGGCAACACACCCAAGCAACCTACTACCAGGGACACCAAACCCTCAAACCCACCAATCTTCgcaatggagatggaggcttCCGTCCGTTACGCTTCCTCGAGAGGGGCGT ATCAAtttctcaacaagatgaCGAGCTTTTCTCATCGGTGGATGAATCGTGA